One part of the Salinivirga cyanobacteriivorans genome encodes these proteins:
- a CDS encoding sodium-translocating pyrophosphatase, translated as MKKKLLSLLIVLTGIPLATMASEADLVVPDLSMFKTLGTNGWNLLAWGLVIIVLGMLFGLYQFNRIKKYPSHKSMLNVANTIYETCKTYLLQQGRFLIILFLIIGAAIIYYFGFLARPEAAADGGISVFGFVSVILLWTVLGILGSYGVAWFGIRINTLANSRTSFASLQKNPFHVMSIPLQAGISVGMLLITVELIMMIIILLFVPGEIAGASFVGFAIGESLGASALRIAGGIFTKIADIGADLMKIVFKIGEDDPRNPGVIADCTGDNAGDSVGPTADGFETYGVTGVALITFIILMFGQTGILPDPMMASTLIVWIFAMRVMMIVTSAVAYWINNAISKVRFGNKDRFDFEQPLTSLVWITSIISIIVTFIVSYLLIGNIEGGLWWKLSFIISLGTIAAAIIPELTKAFTSSSSRHVKEVVNASREGGASLTILSGMVAGNFSAFWKGLVMMGLMAAGFFIVKDMTLFGEYPAIFAFGLIAFGFLGMGPVTIAVDSYGPVTDNAQSVFELSQIEKLDNIDTEIEKDFGFKPDFEKGKHRLEDNDSAGNTFKATAKPVLIGTAVIGATTMIFAIILLLSKTIIAGEPMLDIALTSAPVLLGLITGGAVIYWFSGASMQAVTTGAYRAVEFIKKHINLNKKEADINDSKSVVKICTQYAQNGMWNIFAVIFSLTLAFAFFDPNFFVAYLISIAVFGLFQAMYMANAGGAWDNAKKVVEVDLNEKNTPLHDATVVGDTVGDPYKDTTSVALNPIIKFSTLFGLLAAEISIEMMVHADKTDSFNYAPVIGAVLFVVGLVFAYRSFYSMRIPRKTIE; from the coding sequence ATGAAAAAGAAACTATTATCCTTATTGATAGTACTCACGGGTATACCGCTTGCTACTATGGCCAGTGAGGCAGATCTTGTAGTTCCAGATCTGTCGATGTTTAAAACATTGGGTACAAATGGCTGGAATCTTCTGGCCTGGGGGTTAGTCATTATTGTATTGGGCATGCTATTTGGTTTGTACCAGTTCAATCGGATTAAAAAATACCCCTCGCACAAATCCATGCTCAATGTAGCCAACACCATTTATGAAACATGTAAAACCTATCTGTTGCAGCAGGGGCGCTTTTTAATTATTCTATTTCTAATTATCGGGGCTGCTATAATCTATTATTTTGGATTTTTGGCACGACCCGAAGCTGCCGCCGATGGTGGCATTTCTGTTTTCGGATTTGTATCGGTCATTTTACTTTGGACCGTTTTAGGCATATTGGGTAGTTACGGTGTTGCCTGGTTTGGAATTCGCATTAACACACTGGCGAACTCCCGTACTTCTTTTGCATCATTACAAAAAAACCCTTTCCATGTTATGAGCATACCATTGCAGGCTGGTATCAGCGTGGGTATGCTTTTAATTACGGTTGAGCTCATCATGATGATCATTATCCTACTGTTTGTTCCTGGCGAAATTGCCGGAGCCAGCTTTGTTGGTTTTGCCATTGGAGAATCACTTGGAGCATCTGCTTTGCGTATTGCTGGTGGTATTTTCACAAAAATAGCCGACATTGGCGCCGACCTCATGAAAATCGTTTTCAAAATCGGCGAAGATGACCCGCGCAACCCTGGTGTAATTGCCGACTGTACAGGCGACAATGCAGGTGATAGTGTAGGTCCTACAGCCGACGGCTTTGAAACTTATGGCGTAACAGGAGTTGCTTTAATTACTTTCATCATTCTGATGTTCGGACAAACAGGTATTTTACCTGACCCAATGATGGCATCAACACTTATTGTTTGGATTTTTGCCATGCGTGTGATGATGATTGTCACTTCAGCAGTTGCTTATTGGATCAATAACGCAATTTCAAAAGTACGATTTGGAAATAAAGATCGCTTCGATTTTGAACAACCATTGACAAGTTTGGTGTGGATTACCTCCATCATTTCAATTATTGTAACCTTTATTGTAAGCTATTTGCTAATAGGCAATATCGAAGGTGGTTTATGGTGGAAATTATCCTTCATCATCTCGCTTGGTACTATTGCAGCTGCTATTATACCCGAATTGACAAAAGCATTTACAAGCTCAAGCTCACGCCATGTAAAAGAAGTGGTAAACGCCTCCCGTGAAGGTGGAGCATCACTTACAATTTTAAGTGGTATGGTGGCCGGAAATTTTTCAGCTTTCTGGAAAGGACTGGTTATGATGGGCTTAATGGCTGCAGGGTTTTTTATCGTTAAAGACATGACTTTATTTGGCGAATATCCGGCCATATTTGCTTTTGGGTTAATTGCTTTTGGTTTCCTTGGAATGGGTCCGGTAACCATTGCTGTTGATAGTTATGGACCGGTAACAGACAACGCTCAATCGGTATTTGAATTGTCTCAAATCGAGAAATTAGACAATATCGATACAGAAATAGAAAAAGATTTTGGCTTTAAGCCTGATTTTGAAAAAGGTAAACACCGTCTTGAAGACAACGACTCGGCTGGTAATACATTTAAGGCAACTGCCAAGCCTGTTTTAATTGGTACGGCCGTTATTGGTGCTACAACTATGATTTTTGCTATAATCCTGCTTCTTTCTAAAACTATAATAGCGGGAGAACCTATGTTAGATATCGCACTCACATCAGCACCTGTACTACTTGGCCTGATAACCGGAGGAGCTGTTATTTACTGGTTCTCAGGAGCCTCAATGCAAGCCGTGACTACAGGTGCTTATCGTGCTGTGGAGTTCATAAAGAAACATATTAACCTAAATAAAAAAGAAGCCGATATAAATGACTCAAAAAGTGTTGTAAAAATCTGCACACAATATGCACAAAATGGGATGTGGAATATTTTTGCAGTGATTTTTAGCCTTACCCTGGCATTTGCCTTCTTCGATCCGAACTTTTTTGTAGCTTACCTCATATCAATTGCCGTTTTCGGTTTATTTCAGGCTATGTACATGGCCAACGCAGGTGGTGCATGGGACAATGCTAAAAAAGTTGTTGAAGTAGATCTGAATGAAAAAAACACACCACTTCACGATGCTACTGTGGTTGGCGATACCGTTGGCGATCCTTATAAAGATACCACTTCTGTAGCGCTAAACCCAATTATTAAATTCTCTACACTATTTGGCTTGCTTGCAGCAGAAATTTCTATTGAAATGATGGTTCATGCAGACAAAACGGATAGTTTTAATTATGCACCCGTAATTGGTGCTGTTTTATTTGTCGTTGGGCTTGTATTCGCTTACCGCTCATTTTATAGTATGCGTATCCCCAGAAAAACAATAGAATAA
- a CDS encoding 4Fe-4S dicluster domain-containing protein, whose product MMKQIIFAAILLLTLIILGYSFYRIYRFFKLTRPAFKIKDHAQRFNELMRVAFGQSKIFRWPFTGLMHALVFWGFLVITIGSVEMVIDGVAGTHRALGVLGAVYNVIIGSGDVFAVIVLLAILIFLGRRLVMNINRFNGIELRKKSKQDAILALTLIFLLMVSLLGMNMAYVALYESKVWFEGVYPVSRWFSDLFLDGIPYDQLLIVHEVNWWTHILLIFIFANVLPYSKHFHVFTSLPNVYLSRLTPVGKMNTMEDVKTEVEMMMNPEAAQEPPAEELASFGVSDAEHITWKNYLDSLSCTQCGRCTSVCPANQTGKKLSPRKIMVDTRARMKERGPQLLDHGKNADDKKMLIEDFITAEELWACTTCNACVIECPININQPELILEMRRYLVLEQAKAPGELSTMLTNIENNGAPWQYSPEDRMKWSEELFMNV is encoded by the coding sequence ATGATGAAACAAATAATTTTTGCTGCAATACTGCTTCTTACCCTAATCATATTAGGTTATAGCTTTTATAGAATTTACCGTTTTTTCAAACTCACGCGGCCTGCATTTAAAATAAAAGACCATGCTCAGCGATTCAATGAGCTGATGAGGGTGGCTTTTGGGCAAAGTAAAATTTTCAGGTGGCCATTTACCGGACTTATGCATGCCCTTGTTTTTTGGGGTTTTTTGGTAATTACAATCGGGAGCGTTGAAATGGTAATTGATGGAGTGGCCGGCACACATCGGGCCCTTGGTGTTCTTGGTGCGGTTTATAATGTAATTATTGGTTCAGGCGATGTTTTTGCAGTTATTGTATTGCTGGCCATACTTATCTTTCTTGGACGTCGGTTGGTAATGAATATAAATCGCTTTAATGGCATTGAGCTCCGGAAAAAATCAAAACAGGATGCTATTCTGGCCCTTACACTGATTTTTTTATTAATGGTTTCGCTACTGGGTATGAATATGGCTTATGTGGCACTTTATGAATCAAAAGTCTGGTTCGAAGGTGTTTATCCGGTTAGTCGGTGGTTTAGCGATTTGTTTCTGGATGGAATACCTTATGATCAATTGCTTATAGTTCATGAGGTAAACTGGTGGACGCATATTTTGTTGATATTTATATTTGCCAATGTTTTGCCTTATTCAAAACATTTTCATGTTTTTACGTCACTTCCAAATGTCTATTTAAGCCGTCTAACACCTGTGGGTAAAATGAATACCATGGAAGATGTGAAAACAGAAGTAGAAATGATGATGAATCCTGAAGCTGCACAAGAGCCGCCAGCTGAAGAGCTTGCCAGTTTTGGCGTGAGCGATGCAGAACATATTACATGGAAAAATTATCTTGATTCACTATCGTGTACGCAATGTGGGCGATGCACCTCTGTTTGCCCGGCAAATCAAACCGGGAAGAAACTTTCGCCACGGAAAATAATGGTCGATACCCGTGCACGAATGAAGGAGCGCGGGCCGCAGTTACTTGACCACGGTAAAAATGCCGACGATAAGAAAATGCTTATAGAGGACTTTATAACAGCGGAAGAGCTTTGGGCATGTACTACCTGTAATGCCTGTGTTATTGAGTGTCCTATCAACATTAATCAGCCTGAACTTATTCTCGAAATGCGCCGCTATCTGGTTTTGGAACAAGCCAAAGCACCCGGAGAACTCTCAACCATGCTTACCAACATTGAAAATAATGGTGCACCCTGGCAATATTCACCTGAAGATAGAATGAAGTGGAGCGAAGAACTTTTCATGAACGTTTAA
- a CDS encoding (Fe-S)-binding protein — MTEQKKIDIPIMADLHSKGKKPEYLFWVGCAGAYDDRYKKVTRAFAKILTYFDVDYAVLGTEETCTGDPARRAGNEMLFQMQAMQVIETFKNYDIKKIITICPHCFNTFKNEYPDFGGNYEVIHHTRFINQLLEAHPGKVNADILKKYNIAYHDPCYLGRANGEYDAPREVISKVASKTLEIDPHKSNALCCGAGGAQMFKEAEPGDREVYDMRTEQALATGADVVATACPFCMTMITDGLKLQKKEDKVKNYDIAELVAMALGI, encoded by the coding sequence ATGACCGAACAAAAAAAGATTGATATACCCATCATGGCTGACTTGCACAGTAAGGGAAAGAAACCTGAGTACTTGTTTTGGGTGGGTTGTGCCGGTGCTTATGATGACCGATATAAAAAAGTAACACGAGCTTTTGCCAAAATTTTAACATATTTCGATGTCGATTATGCCGTATTGGGCACTGAAGAAACCTGTACCGGAGATCCGGCCCGGCGTGCGGGTAATGAAATGTTGTTTCAAATGCAGGCTATGCAAGTTATCGAAACGTTTAAAAACTACGACATCAAAAAAATCATCACCATTTGTCCGCACTGCTTCAATACTTTTAAAAATGAATATCCCGATTTCGGCGGAAACTATGAGGTAATTCATCATACCCGTTTTATAAATCAGTTACTGGAAGCACACCCCGGAAAAGTGAATGCAGATATCTTGAAAAAATATAATATAGCATACCACGATCCCTGCTACCTTGGTCGTGCTAATGGTGAATATGATGCCCCGCGCGAGGTTATTAGTAAAGTTGCCTCCAAAACGCTTGAAATCGATCCGCATAAAAGTAACGCCCTTTGTTGCGGAGCTGGTGGAGCACAAATGTTTAAGGAGGCAGAACCGGGCGACCGGGAAGTATACGATATGCGCACGGAGCAAGCCCTTGCTACCGGTGCAGATGTGGTAGCAACTGCGTGCCCGTTTTGCATGACCATGATTACCGATGGTTTAAAACTGCAGAAAAAAGAGGATAAGGTGAAAAACTACGATATTGCTGAGTTGGTAGCAATGGCCCTGGGTATATAA
- a CDS encoding TonB-dependent receptor has translation MCKSIIKNLTKSLLLILSIQTVVNGQNFKNFTGTLKDRTTGKAIPFANVVLLKSPDSDQLAGAMSNINGNFTLHGETEKATHIKISHLSYRDTLICASDLITNTNDTATILLNSNAVVYSEIVITADAIKGKSDQSGTTYFINEALKNHSASAIDIVKRLPGIQIDFTQNLNTQNNGKTVLFIDGKQHEINYLQQIPVKKISKISINQNPGVKYGGDVTTVIHITMKKDQKGLSGQVYSEIPTDKSLIYMFPKLSLSFAEKKYQISLAYNGKMNYFNILEEEEYKISTNENHLWISNKQYLRQKTWSQNFNYSADVKFNKKQLSFFGSYNPYSQELDGDILTKSLLTQQKLLSAVRKDQDINHQFYNSINYQQIFGNKAKLISNFQHGFYKGKNVIIYDSINEHNLSYSSSRPAQHTFRFNTDLEFPVSTHFKFNAGTKASLNMLENKDIEDFSYQSTVIGNYGAFTFARNKINISAGIRLEYERSMDNQQYSRRSHAFMPNFTINLKLKNNHNLHLLYNKSIHRPYRYQLNPVVNHVNTYQTMSGNSQLKNQINQELASEYHFNKGSDYYAFKLFYVDEKDVISQITTHDDSALLHTTFQNAGRLLKYGFSINSAVKYFTRLTIYGNLKVYNITTLVNNQFKNNVDANKNKPAYEISVSALLTLPKKFTASLQFQYVSPQKHHQRITMADPLCFASFEKHFKNNLRVAITGAVPISHKLLFGGEKISGDNFTKRTNGYILLNKFPVWFSFTYNFSAGKKIIPGKHKIQNTEQIRQKGF, from the coding sequence ATGTGCAAATCAATCATTAAAAACCTGACAAAATCACTACTGCTTATTTTAAGCATACAGACAGTAGTAAATGGCCAAAATTTTAAAAACTTTACAGGAACCTTAAAAGACCGAACAACCGGTAAAGCGATTCCGTTTGCAAATGTGGTTTTATTAAAAAGTCCCGATTCAGATCAGCTTGCAGGAGCCATGAGTAACATTAATGGCAATTTTACATTGCATGGTGAAACAGAAAAAGCAACACACATTAAAATCTCTCATTTAAGTTACCGTGATACTTTAATTTGTGCTTCTGATTTAATAACAAATACAAATGATACGGCCACGATTCTTTTAAATAGTAATGCTGTTGTGTATAGTGAAATAGTAATAACTGCCGATGCAATTAAAGGAAAAAGCGACCAAAGTGGTACGACTTATTTTATAAATGAAGCATTAAAAAACCACTCTGCTTCTGCTATTGACATTGTGAAACGTTTGCCGGGTATTCAAATAGATTTTACCCAAAACCTGAACACACAAAATAATGGTAAAACAGTGCTGTTTATCGATGGCAAACAACACGAAATTAATTACCTACAGCAAATCCCCGTAAAAAAAATAAGTAAAATAAGTATAAATCAGAATCCGGGAGTAAAATATGGTGGCGATGTAACTACAGTTATTCACATTACAATGAAAAAAGACCAAAAAGGCTTAAGTGGCCAGGTCTACAGCGAAATTCCAACTGACAAATCATTAATTTATATGTTTCCGAAACTCAGCCTAAGCTTTGCAGAAAAAAAATACCAAATCTCGTTAGCCTACAATGGAAAAATGAACTATTTCAACATTTTAGAAGAAGAAGAATATAAAATTAGCACAAACGAAAACCATTTGTGGATATCAAATAAGCAATACCTGAGACAAAAAACATGGTCGCAAAATTTCAATTACAGTGCTGACGTAAAATTCAATAAAAAACAATTAAGTTTCTTTGGAAGTTACAATCCTTATTCGCAGGAACTCGATGGTGATATTTTGACAAAGAGCCTGTTAACCCAACAAAAACTTTTAAGCGCTGTTCGCAAAGATCAAGATATCAACCATCAGTTTTATAATTCAATTAACTATCAACAAATATTCGGTAATAAGGCAAAGCTCATCTCAAATTTTCAACATGGTTTTTATAAAGGTAAAAACGTCATCATCTACGACTCAATAAATGAGCACAATCTTTCATATTCAAGCTCCAGGCCTGCTCAACACACTTTTCGCTTTAATACAGACCTGGAATTTCCTGTTTCAACACATTTCAAATTCAATGCAGGAACAAAAGCCAGCCTCAACATGCTTGAAAATAAGGACATAGAAGACTTTTCATATCAATCAACAGTTATTGGAAATTATGGAGCTTTTACTTTTGCTAGAAACAAGATAAACATCAGTGCAGGGATACGATTAGAGTATGAACGTTCAATGGACAACCAACAATATTCAAGACGTAGTCATGCCTTTATGCCAAATTTCACAATTAACCTAAAACTTAAGAACAACCACAATTTGCATTTGCTGTACAACAAATCGATACATCGCCCCTATCGCTATCAATTGAATCCGGTAGTGAACCATGTAAATACCTACCAAACAATGAGTGGAAACAGCCAACTAAAAAATCAAATCAACCAGGAGTTAGCTTCTGAATATCATTTTAACAAGGGTAGTGACTACTATGCATTTAAACTTTTTTATGTGGATGAGAAGGATGTAATATCGCAAATTACCACCCATGATGATTCTGCATTGTTGCACACTACCTTTCAAAACGCTGGAAGACTCTTAAAATATGGATTCTCGATTAATTCTGCAGTAAAATACTTTACCCGGCTCACCATTTATGGCAATTTAAAAGTATATAATATCACCACTTTGGTAAATAACCAGTTTAAAAACAATGTTGACGCAAATAAAAACAAGCCAGCCTATGAAATCTCAGTTTCTGCACTCCTAACTCTTCCCAAAAAATTCACAGCCTCCTTGCAGTTTCAGTATGTGAGTCCCCAGAAACACCATCAGCGCATTACTATGGCTGATCCTTTATGCTTTGCTTCTTTTGAAAAACATTTTAAAAACAATCTTAGGGTGGCCATTACAGGTGCAGTTCCAATTTCTCATAAATTACTTTTTGGTGGAGAAAAAATATCAGGAGACAACTTTACAAAAAGGACGAACGGTTATATTCTTTTGAATAAATTTCCGGTGTGGTTTAGCTTTACATATAACTTCTCTGCAGGAAAAAAGATAATTCCCGGTAAACATAAAATACAAAATACAGAGCAAATCAGGCAAAAAGGTTTTTAA
- a CDS encoding LytR/AlgR family response regulator transcription factor, giving the protein MKSLIKRQFPQNFILRNPFLGSLLIAAFCFIFVALYQPLRTHASGEFKYTETMAIYMVFVALGIWAIMGILKQFNYFREEQKWNLTKEILLILFVLTGIGIIIYFAAFLIEPPANRWNFATFFDSMFNAILIGIVPLSFFTLINIGYLKPETIHIASDKKQPADKEAQKITIESQLKKESLEFYPSAFLYAESDGNYVVFYLLKENKVVKHTIRNSISAIEEQVASVPELFRSHRAFIVNLKKIVAKRGNSSGYQLKLSGINSEIPVSRKKAPTFKKLIEKHKG; this is encoded by the coding sequence ATGAAAAGCCTCATTAAAAGACAATTCCCGCAAAACTTCATATTACGCAATCCGTTTTTAGGCAGCTTACTCATTGCTGCTTTTTGTTTTATTTTTGTAGCCCTTTACCAACCACTGAGAACTCACGCATCCGGTGAATTCAAATACACTGAGACAATGGCAATTTATATGGTTTTTGTCGCTTTGGGTATTTGGGCTATAATGGGGATTCTAAAACAATTTAACTATTTCAGAGAAGAACAGAAATGGAACCTAACCAAGGAAATCCTGCTCATATTATTTGTACTGACAGGCATTGGTATCATCATATACTTTGCGGCTTTCCTTATTGAACCACCAGCCAACCGCTGGAACTTTGCCACATTTTTCGATTCAATGTTCAACGCTATTTTAATTGGTATTGTGCCTTTAAGTTTTTTTACACTGATCAATATCGGGTACCTGAAACCGGAAACAATTCATATTGCTTCTGATAAAAAGCAGCCTGCCGATAAAGAGGCTCAAAAAATTACAATCGAATCGCAACTTAAAAAAGAATCACTTGAGTTTTATCCTTCAGCATTTCTCTATGCTGAGTCTGATGGTAACTATGTAGTCTTTTATCTGTTAAAAGAAAACAAGGTAGTTAAACATACAATTCGTAACTCCATAAGCGCCATTGAGGAACAGGTTGCTTCAGTTCCCGAATTATTTCGCTCACACCGTGCTTTTATTGTCAACCTTAAAAAAATAGTTGCTAAAAGAGGTAACTCATCCGGTTATCAGCTTAAACTATCAGGTATAAACAGCGAAATACCTGTATCCAGAAAAAAAGCACCAACTTTCAAGAAACTGATCGAAAAGCATAAGGGTTAA
- a CDS encoding aldo/keto reductase yields MDTTKLNNIEKPVSRVGLGTWAIGGWMWGGTQEQESIKTILTAIDKGINLIDTAPVYGFGTSEKIVGKAIKEYGKREDLTLITKVGLDWKNEHPFRNSSKQRLEKEIEDSLKRLQTDYIDVYMIHWPDHKVPFDETAAVLENFKKQGKIKSIAVSNYSPEQMDQFRKGGQLDVLEPPYNIFERDFENELLPYCKNNDIKTVVYGAICRGLLSGKMTKDRKFEGDDLRKADPKFQDDRFSMYLKAVDELDKFARENYGKKVIHLAVRWILDKGADVALWGARRPNQLNVINDMSGWQLDESALKAIDKILEENITNPVGPEFMAPPKE; encoded by the coding sequence ATGGATACAACAAAACTAAACAACATTGAAAAACCAGTATCAAGAGTCGGACTCGGCACATGGGCCATTGGTGGCTGGATGTGGGGAGGCACACAAGAACAGGAATCCATCAAAACAATATTAACAGCAATCGATAAAGGCATCAACCTCATCGATACGGCACCGGTTTATGGCTTTGGTACATCGGAGAAGATTGTGGGTAAGGCGATTAAAGAATATGGTAAACGTGAAGACCTTACGCTGATTACCAAAGTGGGTTTGGATTGGAAAAATGAACACCCCTTCCGCAACTCGAGTAAACAAAGGTTAGAAAAAGAAATTGAAGACAGCCTTAAGCGCTTGCAAACAGATTACATTGATGTGTACATGATACACTGGCCCGACCACAAAGTGCCTTTTGATGAAACAGCAGCAGTACTGGAAAACTTTAAGAAACAAGGGAAAATAAAATCTATTGCTGTATCGAACTACAGCCCTGAGCAAATGGATCAGTTCCGTAAAGGGGGGCAGCTAGATGTATTGGAGCCACCATACAACATATTTGAACGCGACTTTGAAAATGAGCTCCTGCCCTATTGTAAAAACAACGATATCAAGACTGTGGTGTATGGAGCCATTTGCCGTGGATTGCTATCAGGTAAAATGACTAAAGACCGCAAATTTGAAGGTGATGACCTGCGCAAAGCAGACCCCAAATTTCAGGATGACCGTTTTAGCATGTACCTAAAAGCGGTAGACGAACTGGATAAGTTTGCCCGTGAAAATTATGGGAAAAAAGTTATTCACCTGGCTGTGCGCTGGATACTCGACAAAGGTGCCGACGTGGCCCTATGGGGTGCCCGCCGCCCGAACCAACTCAATGTGATCAACGATATGAGCGGTTGGCAGCTCGACGAATCTGCGCTTAAAGCAATAGATAAAATCCTGGAAGAAAATATTACCAACCCTGTGGGGCCAGAATTTATGGCTCCGCCAAAAGAATAA
- a CDS encoding electron transfer flavoprotein subunit alpha/FixB family protein — MSILAYTPIRDGQFTKLTYELLSYGRALADQLSTELVALSLGKTEEDQLKTLAEYGADKILHSNDDRFEQLDNRAFSKAISQAAEKNEANIVLMANDFTGKALAPATGVHLKAGVVSGVIGLPESTDPFVVKKKVFTGKAFARIQVKGERKIFTLETNSYEITQTSKEAAIETFEPQLDEGDFTTKIIEEDKQTDKILLTDADIVVSGGRGMKGPEHWQPLEELAEVLGAATACSRPVSDEKWRPEEEHVGQTGKIIAPNLYFALGISGAIQHVAGVSGSKTIVAVNNDPEAPIFEVANYGIVGDLKEVLPNLIEAAKAAK; from the coding sequence ATGTCAATATTAGCATATACACCCATCCGTGACGGTCAATTTACAAAACTGACATACGAATTACTTAGTTACGGCCGTGCTCTTGCCGATCAGCTCAGTACTGAACTGGTTGCCCTGTCACTTGGAAAAACAGAAGAAGATCAGCTTAAAACGCTGGCAGAATATGGAGCAGATAAAATCCTGCACAGCAACGATGATCGCTTCGAACAACTGGATAACAGAGCCTTTAGTAAAGCCATCAGTCAGGCTGCAGAAAAAAATGAAGCCAACATAGTACTCATGGCAAACGACTTTACCGGCAAAGCACTGGCACCTGCAACAGGCGTACATCTCAAGGCTGGAGTAGTATCAGGTGTAATTGGCTTACCAGAATCGACCGATCCGTTTGTTGTAAAGAAAAAAGTCTTTACAGGAAAGGCCTTTGCGCGTATTCAGGTTAAAGGTGAACGCAAAATATTTACATTAGAGACCAACAGTTATGAAATCACACAAACCTCAAAAGAAGCTGCTATTGAAACTTTTGAACCACAACTTGACGAGGGTGATTTTACAACTAAAATTATCGAAGAAGACAAACAAACAGACAAGATACTTCTAACCGATGCAGACATTGTAGTTTCTGGCGGTCGCGGTATGAAAGGGCCCGAACACTGGCAACCCCTTGAAGAGCTTGCCGAAGTGTTAGGTGCAGCCACAGCCTGCTCAAGGCCGGTCTCTGATGAAAAATGGCGACCAGAAGAAGAGCACGTCGGGCAAACCGGTAAAATTATTGCCCCCAACCTCTATTTTGCACTGGGCATATCGGGAGCTATTCAGCACGTAGCCGGAGTTAGTGGTTCGAAAACCATTGTTGCAGTAAACAACGATCCGGAAGCTCCGATTTTTGAAGTAGCCAATTACGGAATAGTTGGCGATTTGAAGGAAGTATTGCCAAACCTGATTGAAGCAGCCAAAGCAGCAAAATAA
- a CDS encoding electron transfer flavoprotein subunit beta/FixA family protein yields MNILVCISSVPETTTKIRFTDENKAFDTSEVKWIINPWDELALTRALELKEQYPDQVQEITVATVGGQWTEQVIRKALAIGADKGLRVDTEPKDAWQTASQLLPVVQNGNYDIVMAGIDSSDYNGMAVGNMLAEMAELPSIAAVSYLDLDGDKITVKREVAGGKETMEAKNPFVAIVQKGIAIEPKIAGMRGVMNARRKPLEVLEPVNAEAMTEFLSFELPEPKGDCIMIEPGNESELFDKLANEANAL; encoded by the coding sequence ATGAATATTCTTGTATGTATAAGCAGTGTACCTGAAACAACAACAAAAATAAGGTTCACAGACGAAAACAAAGCTTTTGACACAAGTGAAGTAAAATGGATCATTAACCCCTGGGATGAGTTGGCACTAACCCGTGCCCTGGAGCTCAAAGAACAATACCCTGATCAGGTACAGGAAATAACTGTTGCCACAGTTGGAGGACAATGGACAGAACAGGTAATACGGAAAGCTCTGGCTATTGGTGCCGATAAAGGTTTAAGAGTTGATACCGAACCAAAAGACGCCTGGCAAACAGCTTCGCAATTATTACCTGTTGTACAAAATGGAAATTACGATATTGTAATGGCAGGAATCGATTCCAGTGACTACAATGGAATGGCTGTTGGCAATATGCTGGCAGAAATGGCCGAATTACCATCCATTGCCGCTGTCAGCTACCTTGACCTCGATGGTGATAAAATTACTGTAAAACGTGAAGTTGCCGGGGGCAAAGAAACCATGGAAGCAAAAAACCCCTTTGTGGCCATCGTACAAAAAGGAATTGCCATCGAACCCAAAATTGCTGGTATGCGGGGTGTGATGAATGCCCGCCGTAAACCACTTGAAGTTCTTGAACCGGTAAATGCTGAGGCAATGACAGAATTCTTATCTTTTGAATTACCCGAGCCTAAAGGTGATTGTATAATGATTGAACCCGGTAATGAGTCTGAACTGTTTGATAAGCTGGCCAATGAAGCCAATGCTTTATAA